The nucleotide window ACCTCGATGTCGATCGCGCCCGCCTCGGGGTCGAGTTCGAAGTCGACGCGCACACTGTTCAGCGGCAGCGGATGGCAGAGCGGGATGAGCTCGCTCGTGCGCTTCGCGCCGCCGATGCCCGCGATGCGCGCGGTGGCCAGCACATCCGCCTTGGGCAGGTCGTCGGCGGCGACCAGGCGGATCACCTCGGGGGTGGTCACGAACCGGCCGCGCGCGACCGCCTCGCGGTCCGTCGCGGGCTTGCCGCCGACGTCGACCATGCGGGCGCGGCCGTCGGAATCGAGGTGGGTGAGCTGCGTCATAGTGTCCAGACTGTCACGGCGGCGCCCGCGTCGATCGCCTCGGCCTCGGCGGGCACGTCGATGAGGACGTCGGCGCGGGCCATCCCGGCGACGAGGTGCGACGACGGGCCGGAGACGGGGGACACGGCTCCCGACCCGTCGAGACTGCCGCGGAGGAACTGGCGCTTGCCTGGAACGGACCGCAGGCCCTCGCTCAGCGCCGCCTCGACCGGGGGCACGCCCGGAAGACCGGCTGCCGCACGCAGCGGGTCGCGGAGGAACACGACGAACGACACCTGGGTGCTGACCGGGTTGCCAGGGAAGGCGAACACCGGCACGCCGCCGACCACGGCGGTCGCCTGCGGACCGCCCGGTTGCATGGCGACGGTCGTCACGTCGGCGCCATGGGGGAGGAGCACCTCGCGGACGACCTCGTAGGCCCCGCGGGAGATGCCGCCCGAGGTGATGACGAGATCGCTTTTGTGCAGCGCATCCTCGAGGATGCCCTCGAACGCCGCGGGGTCGTCGTCGCTGCTCGCGCGCACCGATACGATCGCTCCCGCCTCCTCGACGAGCGCGGCGAGGGCGATGCCGTTCGCGTCGTAGACCTGGCCGAAGGCGGGCGTGCCGGATCCGACGAGTTCTGTTCCCGTCGTCAGCACGGCCACGCGGAGGCGAGCCCGCACGCGGACGCTGGCGATCCCGGCGGCGGCGAGGGCCGCGAGGTGCCGGGGGCCGAGCCGGGTGCCGGCCGGGAGGAGCACATCCCCCCGGTGGACGTCGCTGCCGCGCTCGCGCACGTACTCGCCGACGCTGCGCGACCGGCGGATCTCGACGATCGCTCCGGCCAGGTCGTCGTCGCGCCCGAGGACGAGCTCGGTGTCCTCCACGGGCACGATCGTGTCGGCGCCCGACGGCACGGGGGCGCCGGTCATGATGCGCAGAGCGGTGCCCGCGATCAGGGTCATGGGGCTGGTGTGCCCGGCCGGGATGTCGCCGGACACCTCCAGCGCGACCGGCACCGAGCGGATGTCGGCCGCGCGCACCGCGTAGCCGTCCATCTGGGAGTTGCGGAAAAGCGGGAGGTCGACCTCCGATCGCACCTCGTCGGCGGTCACCCGGCCGAGTGCCGCCTCCAGCGGGACGGTCTCGGTGTCGGGCTCCTCGGAGAGCGGTGCGAGCATCCGCGCGATCAGGCCGGCGTGCTCTTCGACGCTGCGGGGGTTCGCGGAGGGATCGCGTGTCATGCGTTCAGTATCCCGCGTCCGCCCGTCTCGCGGCGTGCCGCTTCGCGGCGCACCGGCCCCGACCAGTGCCTCCCGTCGGAGATCCCGCCCCTCCCGTCGGACATCCCGCCCCTCCCGTCGGAGATCCCGCCCCTCCGCCGGCGCATCTCCATCCCCACCGCCTCCCGTCGGAGATTCGGGCCCATTTGTCCGACCGAATGTGGTGCGCCTCCGAGGCGCGCCATCGTGCTGATCGCGCCACCCGTGCGCCGTCGCGACATTTGCGCCAAATGTCGGTTTAGGGGAGCTCTTTCCGCACATTTGCGCCAAATGTCGGTTTAGGGGAGCTCTTTCCGCACATTTGCGCCAAATGTCGGTTTAGGGGCGTTCTTTCCGCACGATTGCGCCAAATGTCGCTTTACGCGTGCTCTTTCCGCACATTTGCGCCAAATGTCGCGTTACGCGTGCTGTTTCCGCACATTTGCGCCAAATGTCGCTTTAGGCGTGCTGCTTCCGCACACTTGCGCCAAATGTCGCTTCACGCGCGCTATCGCGACATTCGCGCCGAATGTGCGGTCACGCGCTCGCTTTCCGCACATTCGGCACGAATCGCGCCGTCAGTAGCGCGGCATCCCGGGGTCGACGTCTCGTGCCCAGGCGTCGAGGCCGCCCGCGAGCACCAGGCCGGGCCTCCCGGCGTCGGCGAGCAGCCGCCGAGCGGTCTCGGCCCGGATGCCGTGGTGGCAGACGATCACGAGTGGCGCGTCCGGCAGCCGCTCGGCCACCCCCGCCGCGTCCCGCTCGACCACACCGAGCGGCACCAGCAGCGAGTCGGGCAGCTCGACGATGTCGGCCTCCCACGGCTCCCGCACGTCCAGCAGCGTATGCGGCTCACCCGCCACGAGCCGCGCGTGCAGCTCGGCGGGCGACATGGTGTCGGACACCCCGCAGAACAGGTCGTAGTCGATCAGCTCCGTAACCGGGGCCGCCTCCGGATCGCGCTCGTAGGCCAGCTCGCGGAACGTCCCGCGCAGCCCGTCGTGGATGACGACCCGGCCGAGCAGCGGATCGCCCGTCCCGGTCACCAGCTTGATCGCCTCGCTCACCATCAGCCCGCCGATCACGCCGCACACGGAGGGCAGCGCGCCCGCCTCGGCGCAGCTCGCCACGGTGCCGGGCGCGGGCGGCACCGGGAACAGGTCGCGGTATGTCGGCCCGTGCGCGGCCCAGCTGAGCCCCGCCTGGCCACCGGTCTGGTGCACGGCTCCCCACACGACGGGGATGCCCGCGAGGGTCGCCGCGTCATCCACCAGATACCGGGTCGGGAAGTTGTCGCTGCCGTCGAGCACCAGGTCGAACCCGGCGAGGATGCCCGGCGCGTTCTGCGATGTCAGCCGCTCGGCGTAGAGGCGCAGCTCGACCTCGTCGTCCAGCGCCCGCACGGCGTCCGCGGCGGATTCCACCTTGGCGCGCCCGACAGCGGCGGGCGTGTGGATGGCCTGCCGCGGCAGGTTGCTCGGCTCCACCCGGTCGTCGTCGACGATCCCGATCGTTCCGACCCCGGCCGACGCGAGCAGCGGGAGCACCGCCGAGCCCAGGCCGCCGGCGCCGACGACGAGCACCCGTGCTGCCCGCAGCCGGCGCTGGGCGACCGGACCGAAGCCGGGCAGCTGCGTCGTGCGGGCGTAGCGGGCCGTCCGCTCGGCGGACAGTTCGGGACCGGGTTCGACCAGAGGCGGGAGAGCCATACGCTCAGCCAATCACATCCACGGACACTCTCGTCCCGCCCGTCAGACCACGGTGACCCGCACCGAGTGCAGGCCGGTCGCGCCGTCGGGCACGACGTCCTGCACCGCGGCCGTCTGCACCTTCCCCTTCGCGTCCGTCGCGCGGACCCGCAGCGTATGCGCGCCTGGCGTCGCCTCCCAGGCGAACCGCCACTGCCGCCAGGTGTCGGCCGAGATGGCATCGGCGAGGGTCGCCTGCTGCCAGGGCCCGTCATCCACCTTCACCTGCACCGCGCTGACGCCGATGTGCTGCGACCACGCCACGCCGGCCACCGCGACCGTGCCGGCCTTCACCTGCCGACCGGAGGCGGGCACGTCGATCCGCGACGACAGCTTCACCGGCCCGCGTTCCGACCAGCCGCGATCGGTCCAGTACGCGGTGTGCCGGTCGAAACGCGTGACCTCCATCGACACCACCCACTTGGTCGCCGACACGTAGCCGTAGAGGCCCGGCACCACCATCCGGACGGGATAGCCGTGCTCGAGCGGCAGCGGCTGGCCGTTCATCCCCACGGCGAGGATGGCGTTGCGCTCATCGGTCAGTGTCTCGATCGGGGTGCTCGCCGTCCACCCGTCCTGGCTTTTGGACAGCACCATGTCGGCGTCGGCGGACGGCTTGGCGCGCGCGAGCAGGTGACGGATCGGGTAGCCGAGCCAGGTCGCGTTGCCGATCAGGTCGCCGCCGACCTCGTTGGAGACGCAGGTGAGTGTCGTCGTGGACTCCTCCAGGGGCAGCGCCAGCAGCTGGGCGAAGGTCAGCTCGACCTCGTTCTCGACCATGCCGGTGATCCGCAGTTTCCAGTCGTTCGGGTCGATCCCCGGGATCTGCAGCGCCGTGTCGATGCGGTAGAAGTCGGCGTTCGGCGTGACGATCGGCGACAGCCCCGGGATGTCGAACGACGCTCCGGCCGGGATGGGCGGGGCCGTCTCCGCCGGTTTCGGCAGCCGGATCGCCGCGCGGGTGGCGGAGGCCGCCCGGAAGCCGCCGGCCACCACCTGGCCGACGATCAGGGCGAGCGCCCCTCCGGCTGCGGTCGCCGCGGTCGAGCCGACGAACCGGCGGCGCGAGACCCGGCCGTTCGGGGCGACCCGCGTCGGCTCGGTGTCGCGCAGCATCCGCATGAGCCAGCCGAGAACCAGGATGGCGACCCCGGCCGCGAGCACCGACGGCAGCGCATCCACGATGCTGTTCCCCGAGCGGGTGAGCGCGGCCAGCACGCCGACCGCTCCGCCGAGGCCGATGAGGATGCGACCGAGCGGCGGCCGCACCCGCTCCAGCCAGCCCGCGATCCCTGCGCCGACAACCACGACGACGGCCAGCGAGACGATGAGGAACGCCTTGTCGCCGGTGCCGAACAGGCCGATGACGGCCTCCTTCAGCCACGGCGGCGCGAGGTCGATGAGCAGCGCGCCGACCGTGAGGATCGGGCTGCCGTTCTGCACGACGAACGCGCTCACCAGCTCGGCCGCACCGACGCCCGCGACAACGCTCGCGACGCCGGCCCCGGCCGG belongs to Leifsonia sp. 1010 and includes:
- the glp gene encoding gephyrin-like molybdotransferase Glp, with the translated sequence MTRDPSANPRSVEEHAGLIARMLAPLSEEPDTETVPLEAALGRVTADEVRSEVDLPLFRNSQMDGYAVRAADIRSVPVALEVSGDIPAGHTSPMTLIAGTALRIMTGAPVPSGADTIVPVEDTELVLGRDDDLAGAIVEIRRSRSVGEYVRERGSDVHRGDVLLPAGTRLGPRHLAALAAAGIASVRVRARLRVAVLTTGTELVGSGTPAFGQVYDANGIALAALVEEAGAIVSVRASSDDDPAAFEGILEDALHKSDLVITSGGISRGAYEVVREVLLPHGADVTTVAMQPGGPQATAVVGGVPVFAFPGNPVSTQVSFVVFLRDPLRAAAGLPGVPPVEAALSEGLRSVPGKRQFLRGSLDGSGAVSPVSGPSSHLVAGMARADVLIDVPAEAEAIDAGAAVTVWTL
- a CDS encoding ThiF family adenylyltransferase — its product is MALPPLVEPGPELSAERTARYARTTQLPGFGPVAQRRLRAARVLVVGAGGLGSAVLPLLASAGVGTIGIVDDDRVEPSNLPRQAIHTPAAVGRAKVESAADAVRALDDEVELRLYAERLTSQNAPGILAGFDLVLDGSDNFPTRYLVDDAATLAGIPVVWGAVHQTGGQAGLSWAAHGPTYRDLFPVPPAPGTVASCAEAGALPSVCGVIGGLMVSEAIKLVTGTGDPLLGRVVIHDGLRGTFRELAYERDPEAAPVTELIDYDLFCGVSDTMSPAELHARLVAGEPHTLLDVREPWEADIVELPDSLLVPLGVVERDAAGVAERLPDAPLVIVCHHGIRAETARRLLADAGRPGLVLAGGLDAWARDVDPGMPRY
- a CDS encoding molybdopterin-dependent oxidoreductase, giving the protein MSDFWRPAGAGVASVVAGVGAAELVSAFVVQNGSPILTVGALLIDLAPPWLKEAVIGLFGTGDKAFLIVSLAVVVVVGAGIAGWLERVRPPLGRILIGLGGAVGVLAALTRSGNSIVDALPSVLAAGVAILVLGWLMRMLRDTEPTRVAPNGRVSRRRFVGSTAATAAGGALALIVGQVVAGGFRAASATRAAIRLPKPAETAPPIPAGASFDIPGLSPIVTPNADFYRIDTALQIPGIDPNDWKLRITGMVENEVELTFAQLLALPLEESTTTLTCVSNEVGGDLIGNATWLGYPIRHLLARAKPSADADMVLSKSQDGWTASTPIETLTDERNAILAVGMNGQPLPLEHGYPVRMVVPGLYGYVSATKWVVSMEVTRFDRHTAYWTDRGWSERGPVKLSSRIDVPASGRQVKAGTVAVAGVAWSQHIGVSAVQVKVDDGPWQQATLADAISADTWRQWRFAWEATPGAHTLRVRATDAKGKVQTAAVQDVVPDGATGLHSVRVTVV